The following are from one region of the bacterium genome:
- the serA gene encoding phosphoglycerate dehydrogenase yields the protein MKILVSDPLQEEGLKILRETGAEVVLKTALQEDELVSTIPDFDCLVVRSETKVTSKVISAGKNLKIIGRAGVGVDNIDVKAATRKGIIVMNTPDSNTISTAEHTMAMMLACSRKIPQAYTSLKSQKWERKLFVGYELFSKTLGIIGLGRIGKQVAIRASSFGMNIIGYDPFLSQDLAKDFKITLVSLEKLFKQSDYITIHTPLSEKTKHLISKREIEMMKSDVIIINCARGGIIDEEALYDGLRSGKIRSAALDVFEKEPPLDSPLLSLDNCVFVPHLGASTIEAQKSVGIEIAHQIKDALSGKIRNAVNLPQISPEVTKRLGPWISLCEAQAKFSSQIIEGSLKRIEIEYIGEIEDSDVLPLTNTIVVFILSWLLPEENINYVNAQSIAEEMGISVSFLKSKEKTDYPALISLSLTTDKEKTIVQATLFKEKFGKVVLIDDFSVEVSLEGNILVLSQTDEPGIIGKIGTLLGENNINIGNLQLSRKEKGGNALSVWNLDGELSEDIILKIKEMPQILKVRMASL from the coding sequence ATGAAAATATTAGTTTCTGATCCATTACAAGAGGAGGGGTTAAAAATTTTAAGGGAAACCGGGGCAGAGGTGGTTTTAAAGACAGCCCTGCAAGAGGATGAGCTTGTTAGCACAATCCCTGATTTTGATTGCTTGGTTGTCCGCTCTGAGACAAAGGTAACCTCAAAGGTTATTAGTGCAGGGAAAAATCTTAAGATAATAGGAAGGGCTGGGGTTGGCGTTGATAATATAGATGTAAAGGCAGCAACCAGGAAGGGGATAATTGTTATGAATACACCAGATTCAAATACCATATCAACCGCAGAGCATACAATGGCAATGATGCTTGCTTGCTCAAGAAAAATCCCTCAGGCATATACCTCCCTTAAATCACAAAAATGGGAGAGAAAGCTATTTGTAGGCTATGAGCTATTTTCAAAGACATTGGGCATTATTGGTTTAGGCCGTATTGGAAAGCAGGTTGCCATAAGGGCATCTTCTTTTGGGATGAATATCATTGGATACGACCCATTCCTCTCTCAGGATTTGGCAAAGGATTTTAAGATAACCTTGGTTTCTCTTGAGAAGCTCTTTAAACAATCAGATTATATAACGATTCATACGCCATTATCAGAAAAGACAAAACATCTTATCTCAAAGAGAGAAATAGAAATGATGAAATCTGATGTAATTATTATAAATTGTGCAAGGGGTGGAATAATCGATGAAGAAGCATTATATGATGGGCTTAGATCTGGAAAGATAAGGTCTGCTGCCTTGGATGTATTTGAAAAAGAGCCTCCGCTTGACTCACCTTTACTTTCCCTTGATAATTGCGTATTTGTTCCCCATCTTGGTGCATCAACCATTGAGGCACAAAAGAGTGTTGGAATAGAGATTGCACATCAGATAAAGGATGCCCTATCTGGCAAAATAAGGAATGCGGTTAATCTTCCCCAAATTTCTCCCGAGGTTACAAAAAGATTAGGACCCTGGATTTCCCTTTGTGAAGCCCAAGCAAAATTTTCTTCTCAAATAATAGAGGGAAGCTTGAAGAGAATTGAGATAGAATATATTGGAGAAATAGAGGACAGTGATGTCCTTCCCCTTACAAACACGATTGTAGTTTTTATTCTTTCCTGGCTTCTTCCCGAGGAGAATATAAACTATGTAAATGCCCAATCTATTGCCGAGGAAATGGGTATAAGTGTTTCTTTCTTAAAGTCAAAAGAAAAAACCGATTACCCTGCTTTAATCTCCCTCTCCCTTACCACCGACAAAGAAAAGACTATAGTACAGGCCACATTGTTTAAAGAGAAATTTGGAAAGGTTGTCCTTATTGATGATTTTTCTGTTGAGGTCTCTTTAGAGGGGAATATCCTTGTTTTATCCCAGACAGACGAGCCAGGAATTATTGGAAAAATAGGAACCCTTTTGGGAGAAAATAACATAAACATTGGAAACCTTCAGCTCTCCAGGAAGGAAAAGGGAGGCAATGCCCTTTCTGTATGGAACCTTGATGGAGAGCTTTCAGAAGATATTATTTTAAAGATAAAGGAAATGCCCCAAATTCTTAAGGTAAGAATGGCGAGTTTATGA
- a CDS encoding LysM peptidoglycan-binding domain-containing protein, translating into MKRFFLIALLGLPFVGYGVVVKRGDTLWGLCKKHLGNPFLWPKIGEYNKLKNPHLIFPKQIIEFPSKDEIGIELEDGEVMDVSGYAAVAKKRLKVGDKIRTNETLKTQANTRIEVLFPSGDLISVKDETSVKFEGRDRETGALSIGLIQGKIKVTPGKKIRVITMDGFVDISEGEVFIDRGNLTRISVFEGEAYVSAYGKRVLTSAGYGTIITEKGPIDPVLLPASPKVLLPLENSITGNMRPKIKWEGEAALHLVEIASDIGFIHPQFNVLSKESETISNPLKEGSYYLHISGIDNNGLQGKPSEITRFAIERRIGLKYEVVPLFSNLPTRLYSEDKKNYISSNALIYLLPIEEDNSISKVLVRIDSSPYFSYKEPLKLKEGARTITYKAIDMRQEEGEEIAISFMVDGNPPCGELKISPPIKDGYLTQEATCTITGSDTTSGLSRIQVMVNNEIKEYLKRAEFNLQLEGPYKIIYRFEDNVGNISSENSLSFILDKNPPIVSFFTDPKMAVYNKNYFLPEENKIIFQAEDSPAGLSHILYSVDSENLSPYTEAFTIKEEGLHIIRYKAVDRAGNESQVSLFSVWIEPLMYEKYK; encoded by the coding sequence ATGAAGAGATTTTTTTTAATTGCCCTTTTGGGGTTACCTTTCGTAGGATATGGGGTTGTGGTAAAGAGGGGTGATACCCTTTGGGGTCTATGCAAGAAGCACCTTGGAAATCCTTTCCTCTGGCCAAAGATAGGGGAGTATAATAAATTAAAGAATCCCCATCTTATCTTTCCAAAACAAATAATTGAGTTTCCCAGCAAAGATGAAATAGGTATAGAGCTTGAGGATGGCGAGGTTATGGATGTATCGGGTTATGCAGCAGTTGCAAAAAAGAGGCTGAAAGTAGGGGATAAAATAAGAACAAATGAGACCTTAAAAACACAAGCAAATACAAGGATTGAGGTTTTGTTCCCCTCTGGAGACCTTATTTCTGTTAAGGATGAGACAAGTGTAAAATTTGAAGGAAGGGACAGGGAAACGGGTGCTCTTTCCATTGGGCTTATCCAGGGAAAAATAAAGGTTACACCAGGAAAAAAAATAAGGGTAATCACAATGGATGGATTTGTTGATATAAGTGAAGGAGAGGTTTTTATAGATAGGGGAAATCTAACCAGGATTTCTGTATTTGAAGGAGAAGCCTATGTAAGTGCCTATGGAAAAAGGGTTCTTACCTCAGCTGGTTATGGAACAATAATTACAGAAAAGGGTCCCATTGACCCTGTTCTTCTTCCAGCATCTCCAAAGGTTCTCTTGCCTCTGGAAAATTCAATAACAGGAAATATGAGGCCAAAGATTAAATGGGAGGGAGAGGCAGCCCTGCATCTGGTTGAAATAGCATCTGATATAGGATTCATTCACCCGCAATTTAATGTATTATCAAAAGAATCTGAAACTATATCAAATCCATTAAAAGAAGGAAGTTATTACCTTCATATCTCAGGGATTGATAATAATGGTCTTCAGGGAAAGCCAAGCGAGATAACAAGATTTGCTATAGAAAGAAGGATTGGCCTTAAGTATGAGGTTGTTCCTCTATTTTCTAATCTTCCAACCAGGCTCTATAGCGAGGATAAAAAAAATTATATCTCCTCAAATGCACTTATTTACCTCCTTCCCATCGAGGAAGACAATTCTATCTCTAAGGTATTGGTAAGGATTGACTCCTCACCTTATTTTTCATACAAGGAGCCTTTGAAATTAAAAGAGGGGGCAAGAACAATAACCTATAAGGCTATTGATATGCGGCAAGAAGAGGGTGAGGAAATAGCTATTTCATTTATGGTTGATGGAAACCCACCCTGCGGCGAATTAAAAATAAGCCCTCCTATTAAAGATGGCTATTTAACCCAAGAGGCAACCTGCACCATTACAGGCTCTGATACAACATCTGGTCTATCAAGAATTCAGGTAATGGTAAATAATGAAATAAAGGAATATTTAAAGAGGGCAGAATTTAACCTACAGCTTGAAGGCCCTTATAAAATAATTTACAGGTTTGAGGACAATGTGGGAAATATCTCTTCTGAAAATAGCCTCTCCTTTATCCTTGACAAGAATCCGCCCATTGTTTCATTTTTCACAGACCCAAAGATGGCTGTATATAACAAAAATTACTTCCTTCCCGAGGAGAATAAAATAATATTCCAAGCAGAAGATAGCCCAGCAGGCCTTTCCCACATCCTTTATAGCGTTGATTCTGAAAATCTTTCTCCCTATACAGAGGCATTTACCATAAAGGAAGAGGGTCTCCATATTATTAGATATAAGGCAGTTGATAGAGCAGGGAATGAAAGTCAAGTTTCTTTATTTTCTGTATGGATAGAGCCCCTGATGTATGAGAAATACAAGTGA
- a CDS encoding 2-isopropylmalate synthase, which produces MDRVYIFDTTLRDGEQSPGASMNVSEKLALAKQLAKLNVDIIEAGFAIASEGDFEAIKAISNEVKGPIICSLARAKEDDIKRAYESIKDAEKRRIHTFHSTSEIHLKHQYHISREEALKRSVEMVKLAKSFTDDVEFSPMDATRTDIGYLLEVIEATIEAGAETINIPDTVGYSIPIEFGKIIKTIRERVKNRAIISVHCHNDLGLATANSLLAVLNGARQVECTINGIGERAGNCSLEEVVMTLKTRRDLFNLDTQITTEEIMRTSRLLTKITGISVQPNKAIVGANAFAHESGIHQDGLLKEKLTYEIIKPQNVGLSQTKFILGKHSGRHAFKTRLKEMGYILSDEELNNAFKRFKSLADQKKEIFNEDIEALIEEEKTQIPETYSLIELSVVSGTKQKPSAEIKLKFGEKIIEKTASGDGPVDATYKAIQELTKTKSSLLKYEVKSITGGTDALGEVMVSLEEGSRIVRGYGADTDIIIASAKAYLSAINRLLSLKHW; this is translated from the coding sequence ATGGATAGGGTTTATATCTTTGATACAACATTAAGGGATGGTGAGCAATCCCCAGGTGCATCAATGAATGTATCAGAGAAATTAGCCCTGGCAAAACAGCTTGCCAAGCTTAATGTTGATATTATTGAAGCAGGATTTGCCATAGCTTCAGAGGGTGATTTTGAGGCAATAAAAGCTATTAGCAATGAGGTAAAAGGCCCAATCATATGCAGCCTTGCCAGGGCAAAAGAAGATGATATAAAAAGGGCTTATGAGTCAATAAAGGATGCAGAAAAAAGAAGGATTCATACCTTTCATTCTACATCTGAGATACACCTTAAGCATCAGTATCATATAAGTAGGGAAGAGGCATTAAAGAGGTCAGTAGAAATGGTAAAGCTTGCAAAAAGCTTCACGGACGATGTTGAATTCTCACCAATGGATGCAACGAGAACAGATATTGGCTATCTCTTAGAGGTTATTGAGGCAACCATAGAAGCAGGTGCAGAAACAATTAATATACCCGACACGGTTGGATATAGCATTCCCATTGAATTTGGAAAAATTATTAAAACAATTAGAGAGAGGGTAAAAAATAGGGCGATAATCTCTGTCCATTGCCATAATGACCTTGGGCTTGCTACGGCTAATTCTTTATTAGCCGTGTTAAATGGAGCAAGGCAGGTTGAATGCACAATAAATGGCATTGGAGAGCGTGCAGGCAATTGCAGCCTGGAAGAGGTGGTTATGACCTTAAAGACAAGGCGTGATCTCTTTAATCTTGATACACAAATAACAACAGAGGAGATAATGCGCACAAGCAGGCTTTTAACAAAGATAACGGGAATATCTGTCCAACCAAACAAAGCAATTGTTGGAGCCAATGCCTTTGCCCATGAATCTGGAATCCATCAGGATGGGCTATTGAAGGAGAAATTGACCTATGAAATCATCAAGCCCCAAAATGTAGGGCTTTCTCAAACAAAATTCATCCTTGGTAAACACTCAGGAAGGCATGCCTTCAAAACAAGGCTTAAGGAAATGGGCTACATCCTTTCTGACGAAGAGCTTAATAATGCATTCAAACGCTTTAAAAGCCTTGCTGACCAAAAGAAAGAGATATTTAATGAGGATATAGAGGCATTGATAGAAGAAGAGAAAACACAAATACCAGAAACCTATAGCCTTATAGAGCTTTCTGTTGTAAGCGGAACAAAGCAAAAGCCCTCTGCAGAGATAAAACTTAAATTCGGCGAAAAAATTATTGAAAAAACCGCAAGCGGGGATGGGCCTGTTGACGCTACATACAAGGCAATACAAGAGCTCACCAAGACAAAAAGCTCTCTTTTAAAATACGAGGTAAAAAGCATTACCGGTGGCACAGATGCCCTAGGAGAGGTTATGGTCTCACTTGAGGAGGGTAGCAGGATTGTAAGGGGCTATGGTGCAGATACAGATATAATTATAGCCTCAGCGAAAGCATATCTTTCTGCGATAAATCGTCTACTATCATTAAAGCATTGGTAG
- a CDS encoding T9SS type A sorting domain-containing protein, with protein sequence MEDTIEVDPELFYPEGWVGIPITLTNQGRLDSSFSVSFSLEKINKMIKSLAPSQTLTDLKIINSSKGVKVREEKKKGLFALGDSSRPVNIELPAGGFVLFHLLYELSEGDYKIDYEYFRKKGSESFGVRNYNVVSIKDFELSIDLSTITVKFEIENKGVNEFKGSFNLDLELSATETATGSITIPINQSEKKEFKFPIPDEVIPGIYSAKLGIYHDKTKIAEKIKEYRIEPLFVITSVKLNGSETESLHLYPGGDYELSLKIENRGNLEASCKLICSLFNMREEGLINLPVGSSTKISFPLSICEDFTYEDTQLKLILDYERATKEPGVYYLPVKVYGIFLEVSSQLDKDFYKIDDKATLTIQIKNISQYIGSFSVYAEVSLYDYTTKTLFTLVGTETKSLLFSEIPIAGFDQKLFYSLCYRSGKVIYINSLYLYEEDYFMVYSPQDYYQPGTQAVFMVKVSEPGTLSYQVSYLHYGLVEGLSGTQGVSEGENILILDLPEYLRLGSYDLECQFFREGEKTLIKKIKFDVAGFAILTEGLYFDKDYYLAKETMSVTFLFKPKGEIGTATLRAWALAPDSTKTIVGFAKKDLFLRDNVVEVVLPIKLATEYSGIHTLQYCFFKGNRLLSNRICFFDVKDLENPKSHLSIKGDYFEKREIEVELWATDGKGTGIKNIVLFSKREEEATYTPYGTRSTSGTILFKPERDGIYQFISQAEDKAGNLEAFKDQPEATATVLVEDKAIIALDNNEIIVYPNPCKQGKYVYFKNVSQEAIIKIYNIKGELIERIIVDEEPEKWDVRDIASGVYLYLIQDVSSNKRIGKIGVIK encoded by the coding sequence ATGGAAGATACTATAGAAGTAGACCCAGAGCTCTTCTATCCCGAAGGCTGGGTGGGAATACCCATAACCCTTACCAATCAGGGCAGATTGGATTCTTCATTCTCGGTAAGTTTTAGCTTGGAAAAGATAAATAAGATGATAAAATCTCTTGCTCCCAGCCAGACCTTGACTGATCTAAAGATAATCAATAGCTCTAAAGGAGTAAAGGTAAGAGAAGAGAAAAAGAAGGGCTTATTCGCCTTAGGTGATTCTTCCCGGCCAGTCAATATAGAGCTTCCTGCCGGTGGCTTTGTCCTCTTCCATCTCCTCTATGAGCTTTCTGAGGGTGACTACAAAATAGACTATGAGTATTTTAGAAAGAAAGGAAGCGAGAGCTTTGGGGTGCGTAATTATAATGTTGTCTCTATCAAGGATTTTGAGCTATCTATAGACTTATCTACCATAACCGTTAAGTTTGAGATTGAAAACAAGGGAGTAAATGAATTCAAGGGTAGTTTCAACCTTGACTTGGAGCTATCTGCTACTGAGACTGCCACGGGTAGTATCACCATTCCTATCAATCAATCAGAGAAGAAGGAATTCAAATTTCCTATCCCAGATGAGGTTATCCCTGGTATCTACTCTGCTAAATTGGGTATTTATCATGATAAGACAAAAATAGCTGAGAAGATAAAGGAATACAGGATTGAGCCCCTATTTGTGATTACCTCTGTTAAACTGAATGGAAGCGAAACCGAATCCTTGCACCTCTATCCGGGAGGAGATTATGAATTATCTTTAAAGATAGAAAACAGGGGTAATCTTGAGGCTTCCTGTAAGCTCATCTGCAGCCTATTCAATATGAGAGAAGAGGGATTGATCAACCTTCCGGTTGGCTCATCAACCAAGATTTCCTTCCCCCTCTCTATCTGTGAAGACTTTACCTATGAAGATACCCAGCTTAAACTCATCTTAGACTATGAAAGGGCAACCAAAGAGCCAGGCGTCTATTATCTCCCAGTCAAGGTCTATGGCATCTTCCTTGAGGTATCTTCCCAGCTTGATAAAGACTTCTACAAGATAGATGATAAGGCAACCTTGACCATACAGATTAAAAACATCTCGCAATATATAGGGAGTTTCTCAGTCTATGCTGAGGTAAGCCTCTATGATTATACCACCAAAACCCTTTTCACTTTGGTTGGCACAGAGACCAAGAGCTTATTATTTTCTGAGATACCTATAGCAGGCTTTGACCAGAAGCTCTTCTATTCTCTCTGCTACAGGAGTGGGAAGGTGATCTACATAAACTCCCTCTATCTATATGAGGAAGATTATTTCATGGTCTATAGCCCTCAAGATTATTACCAACCAGGCACCCAGGCAGTCTTCATGGTAAAGGTCTCAGAACCAGGCACCCTAAGCTATCAAGTAAGTTATCTCCACTATGGCTTAGTAGAGGGTCTCTCAGGGACTCAAGGAGTGAGTGAGGGTGAGAATATTCTTATCTTAGATTTACCAGAATATCTGAGATTAGGTAGCTATGATTTAGAATGCCAATTCTTTAGAGAAGGAGAAAAAACCTTGATTAAGAAGATCAAGTTTGATGTAGCAGGTTTTGCCATCTTAACCGAAGGGCTCTATTTTGATAAGGATTACTATTTGGCTAAAGAGACGATGAGCGTAACCTTCTTGTTTAAACCAAAAGGAGAGATAGGCACAGCTACTCTAAGGGCCTGGGCATTAGCTCCTGATAGCACCAAAACAATAGTCGGATTTGCCAAAAAAGACCTGTTCCTGAGAGATAATGTAGTTGAGGTGGTCTTGCCGATTAAGTTAGCCACAGAGTATTCTGGTATCCATACCCTTCAATATTGCTTCTTTAAGGGTAACAGGCTATTGAGCAATCGGATTTGTTTCTTTGATGTTAAAGATCTTGAAAACCCAAAGTCTCATCTATCTATTAAGGGAGATTACTTTGAGAAGAGAGAGATAGAGGTAGAGTTATGGGCAACGGATGGAAAGGGGACAGGGATAAAAAATATCGTTCTCTTTAGCAAAAGGGAGGAAGAGGCAACCTACACTCCTTATGGCACGCGATCAACCAGTGGCACTATACTCTTTAAACCAGAGAGGGATGGGATATATCAGTTTATCAGCCAGGCTGAGGATAAAGCGGGTAATCTTGAGGCCTTCAAAGATCAACCAGAGGCAACCGCTACGGTCCTTGTTGAAGATAAAGCAATCATTGCCTTAGATAATAATGAGATTATTGTCTATCCTAATCCCTGCAAACAAGGAAAGTATGTCTACTTTAAAAATGTAAGTCAAGAAGCAATCATTAAAATTTATAACATTAAGGGTGAATTGATCGAAAGGATAATTGTAGATGAGGAACCAGAGAAATGGGATGTAAGAGATATTGCCTCAGGGGTTTATCTCTACCTTATCCAAGATGTATCCTCTAACAAAAGGATAGGAAAGATCGGCGTGATAAAATGA
- the gmhB gene encoding D-glycero-beta-D-manno-heptose 1,7-bisphosphate 7-phosphatase, producing MIPPCVFLDRDGVINEELFDYVKKREDFKLLPDVGKAIRRLNENKILAIVISNQAGVGKGLYSIDEAEKINDLMKEELAKEGARLDAVYYCPHHPDDKCPCRKPEIGMFKKAFLDFGLKLEDCWMIGDKLQDIEAGKRANCKTILVLTGYGKKMLEEKDNWHCKPDFIANNLHQAINLILSCDKP from the coding sequence ATGATTCCTCCTTGTGTATTTCTGGATAGGGATGGCGTGATAAATGAGGAGCTTTTTGACTATGTGAAAAAAAGAGAGGATTTTAAGCTCCTTCCCGATGTAGGAAAGGCAATCAGGCGATTAAATGAAAATAAGATATTGGCAATTGTTATTTCAAATCAGGCAGGTGTAGGAAAGGGGTTATATAGCATTGATGAGGCAGAAAAGATAAATGACTTAATGAAGGAGGAGTTGGCAAAAGAGGGAGCAAGGCTTGATGCCGTATATTATTGCCCCCATCATCCAGATGATAAATGCCCTTGCAGAAAGCCAGAGATAGGGATGTTTAAAAAGGCATTTCTTGATTTTGGTCTTAAATTAGAGGATTGCTGGATGATTGGAGATAAGCTGCAGGATATAGAAGCAGGAAAGAGGGCAAATTGTAAAACCATTCTTGTCCTTACTGGATATGGCAAGAAGATGTTAGAGGAAAAAGATAATTGGCATTGTAAGCCCGATTTTATTGCCAATAATCTTCATCAGGCGATAAATTTAATTTTATCTTGTGATAAACCTTGA
- the dprA gene encoding DNA-processing protein DprA: protein MRNTSEALIGLNMIRGIPSYKLNLLLKNLADPFSASYSSLKEIIEEEWADVICKERKKIDIKKEIKLAKENGIRIIGVEDEEYPESLKLISDPPIVLYIKGKIIPDDKLSIAIVGSRHSSSYGRNVCQMLGRELSKLGFTIVSGMARGIDTIAHRACLEAKGRTIAVLGSGLLNVYPSKNKPLFEKICENGAVISEFPLATPPFKDNFPRRNRIIAGLSLGCVVVEAKERSGALITARLAMESGREVFAVPGEITKETSRGTNKLIKEGVKPVCDVLDIIEELGHIVKIK, encoded by the coding sequence ATGAGAAATACAAGTGAAGCCCTTATAGGGCTGAATATGATAAGGGGAATACCCTCCTACAAGCTTAACCTTCTATTAAAAAATTTAGCTGACCCTTTTTCTGCTTCCTATTCTAGCCTTAAAGAAATTATTGAAGAAGAATGGGCAGATGTTATCTGCAAAGAGAGAAAAAAGATAGACATAAAAAAGGAGATAAAGCTTGCAAAGGAGAATGGGATAAGGATTATTGGAGTAGAAGACGAGGAATATCCAGAAAGCCTTAAGCTAATCTCTGACCCTCCGATTGTTTTATACATCAAAGGAAAGATTATTCCAGATGACAAGCTTTCCATTGCCATTGTTGGCTCAAGGCATTCATCAAGCTATGGGAGGAATGTTTGCCAGATGCTAGGAAGGGAGCTTTCCAAACTAGGCTTTACCATTGTATCGGGAATGGCAAGGGGTATAGACACAATTGCACACAGGGCTTGTTTAGAAGCAAAGGGAAGAACAATTGCTGTTTTAGGCTCTGGGCTTTTGAATGTCTATCCAAGCAAAAATAAACCTTTATTTGAAAAGATTTGTGAAAACGGTGCGGTTATCTCAGAATTTCCTTTAGCTACTCCACCCTTTAAGGATAATTTCCCAAGAAGAAATAGGATAATTGCAGGGCTTTCTTTGGGATGCGTTGTGGTTGAGGCAAAGGAAAGGAGTGGTGCCTTAATCACAGCAAGGCTTGCAATGGAAAGTGGAAGGGAGGTTTTTGCTGTTCCTGGTGAGATTACAAAAGAAACAAGCAGGGGAACAAATAAGCTTATTAAAGAGGGAGTAAAGCCCGTGTGTGATGTTCTTGACATTATTGAGGAATTAGGCCATATTGTTAAGATAAAATGA